The genomic stretch CAGCATGATCGACAACTTGCGGCGCTTGATCGGGCAGGTTGGAGCGATCGCGGGCAGTGTGGCCGCTTCCGCTCAAGCGTTGTCAGACCATGCGGAAGAGACGTCCACAGGCATTCGGCAAGTGGCGGCGACGATTCAGGAAGTGGCTGGAGGTGCGGAGTCACAGGCGCTATCAGCACTGGAGGCGGCCGATGCTGTGGAAGCGATGGCAGGAGAGGCCGCTCGCATCGTCAAACGCTCGATCGGCGTCGCTGATGAATCGGAGCAAACGGCCCACGAAGCACAGCAAGGCAATCTGGCGATCGGACAGTCGATCACGCAGATGAACCACATCAATCGGACGGCCGAACAGACGGCTCTGGCGGTGCAAGCGCTCGAGCGGCGTTCGGCGGAGGTCGGCAAGATCGTGGAAGTGATCACCGGAATTGCCGCCCAGACCAATCTGTTAGCGCTCAACGCCTCGATCGAAGCGGCGCGGGCCGGGGAGCATGGCAAAGGGTTTGCTGTGGTCGCGGAGGAGGTCGCGAAGCTGGCTATGCAGTCTCAAATGTCTGCGCGGCAGATCGCCCAGCTGATCTATGAGATGCAGGAGGAGACGCAGCGCGTGGTGCAGGCGATGAGTGCGGGCAGCGCGGAAGTCGAAGCGGGGATCGTGCTGGCCGACCGAGCGGGCGACACGTTCCAGCGCATTTTGCGGGCGGCAGAGCATGTTGCAACCCAAGTGCAAACGATCACGGCCGCCTCGCGCGCGATGTCGTTGCGCTCCGAGCAAGTGGCAGCCGGAGTTGAGGTGATGAAAGGGATTTCGCAAGATTCGGCCGCAGCTGCACAGAGCTGTGCGGCCGCTTCGGTGACGCAGCTCGTGTCGATGGAGGAAGTATCCGCGTCCGCCGACCGACTGCGAAAGATGGCAGACCAACTGAACGGTGCAATCATGCAATTTCAGGTCCGGGCAGAAGCGAAATAAGCTTCTGTCCGCTTTTTTTGCGCTCATATTTGATAGAAAAATTACTATTATTAACGTTCTGTAAAAGCTGGTCTAGCGTTCTCTCGGATTTTTTACTATAATGGTAGGGTGTAAGACTAAGTAGACAATATAGTAATTGTACTTTGACGCGTAAAGCATTTTGTAAAGGCATGGGGGCGGGAGGTGGCCAGGTGTTTCGAAAACAAGCAGGGGTTCGTCGGACGATGATGCGCATCGGAGCCGGGGCTACACTCTCTTTTGGGTTATTGTTTGCAGGGGTGTCCCTGCTGGAATTGGCACGCGCCGGAGTGTTGTTTGGCTGGTCTTGGGGGACGCAGCCAAATCAGGAAGTGATCTTGTTGCGCGTGATGATGATCAACGCGCTGCTGTTGACGTTGTTGATGATTCGCAATCTCGTGATCGATTTTGATGTGGTGACCGAACGGTTGCGAAAGAAATTGAATATAGTTAATGGATTTATCTTATCGATTTCGATTGTCGCACTTCTATTGAATTATTTTGAAGGGCCGCTCGTCACGCAACTCGAAACGGCGATCAGTTTGGTCAGCATTTTCTGTGCGGGCTTGACCGTGTACCTGTTCCACCTGTTGGTGCAGGTCTTTCGCAATGTGCGGGATCGACTGTCGCATGAACAGGAGTTGTCCGGAAAGCTGTATCATCAGTTGACCACCGACCGCCTGACCGGAATCCCAGGGCGGATGCTGTTTCAGGAGCATTTGGCGGCTTCGATCGCAACCGCTCAGAAGACGGGTGTCAGCGGTGCGGTTCTGTTTTTTGATCTAGATGATTTCAAGATGTTTAACGACTCGCTCGGACATGATTTTGGCGACCAGGTGTTGTTGGCCGTGACCGATCGCATCTTGCAGCACTCGACCGAGGGGATGCGTCTGTATCGGCTGGGCGGTGATGAATTTGTGATCCTTTTGGAGGGTCTACAAGGTGAAGAGGAAGCGACGCAAGTGGCGGAGCGGGTATTTGCCGCGATGAAGGAGAAGCTGAGCTTAGACGGTCAGGACCTGTTCATCAATTTATCGCTTGGCATCTCGCGGTTTCCGGAAGACGGGTCGGACGCACAGACCCTGTATCGCAATGCGGAGATGGCGATGTATCACGCCAAAAGCATCGGGCGCAATAACTACCAGCTCTTCGAGTCGGCGATGAACAAGCGTGCGGCGGAGCGTTTGCTTTTGGCGGGCGATCTGCGTCGTGCGCTGGAGCGGGACGAATTTTTCCTCGCCTACCAGCCTCAGGTCTGTCTGACGTCTGGGCGGATCACCGGCATGGAAGCGCTGATCCGCTGGCAACATCCGGAGCGCGGTTTTGTTTCGCCGGGCGAATTCATTCCGCTGGCGGAGGAGACGAAGCTGATCATCCCGATCGGCGAATGGGTGTTGTACACCGCTTGCCGCCAGAACAAAGCATGGCAGGATGCCGGGTTTACGCCGGTCTGCGTGTCGGTCAACCTGTCCGCTTTCCAGTTTGGACAGCCGAATCTGGTGGCGATGATCAAGAAGGTGCTGGAGGAGACTGGGCTTGAGCCGCAGTATCTCAATCTGGAGATCACGGAGAGCATCACGATGAACAACGTCGAGCGGGCGATCAACACGATGCACGAGATCAACGATCTTGGCATCGGCATTTCGATCGACGACTTTGGCACCGGGTATTCGTCGCTCAATTATTTGAAGAAATTCCCGATCCAAACGCTCAAGATCGACCAGTCTTTCGTCCGCGACATGACCGAAGAGCACCAAGATGTGGCGATTCCTACGGCGATCATCGCGATGGCCCACTCGCTCAACCTGAAAGTGATCGCCGAAGGGGTGGAGACAGAAGTCCAGCAGCAGATGCTTCGCGAACGCGGCTGTGACGAGATGCAAGGGTATCTGATCTCCAGACCGTTGCCGGCGCTCGAGTTTGAAAAGCTGTTTCACAGCCTGCCCGGGCAGGAGCAACTGTTGGCCAATTAAAAAGAGAGTCAAGCGCTTTGTCCCAAACAGGGACAAGGCGCTTTTTTTATTCCCACGAGAACCAAAAGAAATTTACAAACCTTTTACGCGGTGTCCGAATTAGATTTACGCGAGGCTGGTACGATAAGAACTGTAAGCAATGACAAAGATAAAAAACTTCGAATTCCTAAGGGGGATTTTCAAGTGTTTGCAACTGTGTCGAAAAAAACACTCTCGCTCGGTCTGATCGCGACAATGACAGCTGGGTTGTTGGTAGGATGCGGTACCAAGGAAGAAAGCCAACCGAAAAGCGGTGGCGATTCGAACGCTCCGAAACAAGAGGAACTCACCGGGAAAATCACTGCATCCGGTTCTTCGGCACTGCTGCCGCTGGTGAAGCACGCAGCCGCTAAGTTCCAAGATAAACACCAAGGCGTCACCGTTGACGTTGCGGCAGGTGGATCGGGTACTGGCTTGAAGCAAGTGGCAGAGGGCGCTGTAAATATTGGGAACTCCGACGTGGAAGCTGGCGATGAATATAAAGATAAAGGTTTGGTCGATCATCAAGTAGCAGTTGCTCCGTTCGTATTGGTTACCAACAAAGACGTGTCGGTAGAAGATATCAGCTCCGAACAAGCTGCGAAAATCCTGACCGGCGAAGTGACGAACTGGAAAGATGTCGGTGGCAAGGATCAAAAGATCACGATCATCGGTCGTGCCGAATCTTCCGGCTCGCGCAAGTACATCAAGAGCGCGCTGCTTCCGAAAGACAAGGACTTCGCGAAAGACGCAGTGGTTCAAGACTCCACTGGCGCGCTGAAAACTTCGGTTGAGCAAACTAGCGGTTCGATCGGCTACATGGACGCTCCGTACGCAGATGACAAAATCAAAATTCTGAAGTTGGACGGCGTGGCTTACTCGCCGGAAAACATCTCCAATGGCTCTTGGAAGCTGTTCTCGATCGAGCATATGTACACCAAAGGCACTCCGGACAAAGTGAGCCAAGCTTTCCTTGACTACATCATGTCTGCTGACTTCCAAAACAATGAAGTGGAAGCACTGAAATTTATTCCGATCAACAAAATCAAGAAATAACAAACACCCGGTACGATCAGGGGGAGGGACGACGCGCAGGCATCGTCCCTGCCCTTACGTTTTGAACCAATTGTAAATATTGCACGAATTATTAGTTAAAAACGGAAGATTGCGTGAGGTGGGGGGTTCCTGATGGCTGAAAAAGGTTCGGTCGGCAACTTGAACATGATGCGCCGCCGCACAGACCGCATGATGAATTGGCTGTTTGTGGGGAGTGCGATTTTCGTATCGCTGATCATTTTTGGGATTATTGTTTTTGTGGGCAATCAGGGATTGCGAACGTTTGCCGACCCAGAAGCGGGAATTGCTGAATTTTTCTTCAGCACAAACTGGACGCCGTCAGAAGGTGAGTACGGAGCGGCAGGGTTTATTCTCGGTTCGTTTCTCGTCACAGGCTTAGCGCTTCTGCTCGCCGTTCCGGTAGCGGTCGGCGGTGCGGTGTTCATGGCGAAAATCGCGCCAAACTGGATGCGCGAGATCATGCGTCCGGCAGCCGACCTGTTTGTCGGGATTCCGTCTGTCGTCTACGGCTTGATCGGTCTGTTGATCTTCGTGCCGTGGTTTTCCAAAATGTTCCCCGGACAGCCGGGCTTTGGCGTGGGGCCGGCGGCGGTGATTCTGGCGATCATGATTCTGCCGACGATCCTGTCCGTTTCGGAAGACGCGCTGCGCACGTTGCCGCGCGCGCTCGAAGAAGCGTCCTATGCGCTTGGCGCCACGCGCTGGCAGACGATTTGGAAGGTGTTGATTCCGGCTGCGATGCCGGGAATCTTGACCGGGGTGATCCTCGGGATGGGACGTGCGATCGGGGAAGCGATGGCGGTGCAGATGGTCATCGGGAACGCGCCGGTGCTGCCCAAAGGTCTCGGGGAACCGACGTCCGTATTGACGACGCAGATCGTCAAAGAGATGGCTTCGATCTTCGGAACGACGGTCAACAACTCGCTGTTCCTGATGTCACTGATCCTGCTGCTCGTCTCCTTGTCGCTGATCCTGATCATCCGCATCGTGGCTCGCAGGAGGGAAGTCTAGATGAACAACAAACTGACAGATAAGCTGGCGACCGGATTATTCTGGGCGATCGGGCTCTTGATTCTTTCGGTTCTCGCATGGTTTCTTTGGTACATTCTTTCGGCGGGCGTGCCGCATCTGACGCTAGACTTCATCTTTGGGAAACCGGAAGATGTCAAAGCGGGTGGCGGTGTCGGCCCGATGCTGTTCAACTCTTTTTACATTCTGTTCTTGTCGCTCTTGTTCTCGCTTCCGTTTGGGATCGGAGCGGGCATCTGGTTGGCCGAGTATGCGAAGAAAAATTGGCTGACCGATCTGGTGCGCTTGTCCACCGAAATGCTTGCCTCCGTTCCTTCGATTGTATTTGGTCTGTTCGGGGCCTTGCTGTTCGTCACCTATTTTGGACTGGGCTTTACGATCTTGGGCGGTGCGCTGACGCTCTCGCTGCTCAATCTTCCGGTGTTGGTGCGCGTGACCGAAGAAACGCTGCGCGCGGTGCCCGACTCCTACCGCGAAGCCAGTCTGGCGCTGGGCTCGACCAAGTGGCAGATGATTCGCAAGGTGTTGATTCCGTCCGCACTGCCAGGTCTGGTCACCGGGATTACGCTGGTGGCAGGACGGGCGCTGGGGGAATCGGCGATCCTGATCTTTACGGCGGGCGTGTCGGTGTCGCGATTTGCACCCGACTTCGACCTGATGGCATCGGGAGCCACCCTTTCCGTCCAGCTGTGGTACATCCGCTCGGAAGCGTTGGTGCCCGATGCGATGGATATTGCTGAAGGGACGGCCGCACTTTTGGTCGTCGTCGTGTTGGCGTTAAACTTGTTGATTGCCTTACCGAGCCGTTATCTGCAACGCAAAGCTGCCGGGAAGTGAGCATAGGGGAGGAAATTCGATGAAACATGCAAATCCTGTCGCGTCCAAAGAGAAACTCCGCGTAGAAGGTGTTGACCTGTTTTACGGCGACAACCAAGCGCTGTTCGAGATCAACCTATCCGTTCCGGAAGGCTCGATCACCGCATTTATCGGCCCGTCGGGCTGCGGCAAATCGACACTGTTGCGCACGCTGAACCGCATGAATGACCTGATTGGTGGCGTCAAAATCACGGGTCAGGTGCTGGTGGACGGAGAAAATATTTACGGTGCGGATACGGACGTCGTCAACCTGCGCAAAAATGTCGGGATGGTCTTCCAGCGTCCGAACCCGTTTCAGATGTCGATTTACGACAATATCGCGTACGGCCCGCGGATTCACGGTATTCGCCGCAAAAAGGAGCTCGATGAGATCGTCGAGCGCTCGTTGCGTCAAGCCGCGCTGTGGGATGAGGCAAAAGACCGTTTGAACAAATCGGCGCTAGGACTCTCTGGCGGTCAGCAACAGCGCCTGTGCATCGCCCGCCTGCTTGCTGTCGAACCGAAAGTGTTGCTGATGGACGAACCGACTTCTGCACTCGACCCGATTTCGACCTTGAAGGTGGAAGAGCTGACCCAAGAGTTGAAGGAGAAGTACACGATCATCATCGTCACGCACAACATGCAGCAGGCGGCTCGCATCTCCGACACGACCGCATTCTTCCTAAATGGTGTGATGGTTGAACATGGTGAAACTGACAAGCTGTTTACCACTCCGGGCGACAAGCGCACGGAAGACTATATCACCGGTCGTTTCGGATAAGAAACGGTACGGACGAACTTGCCAAAGGAGGCGTCGTGCAGCATGGATAACAGAAAAGGGTTTCATCAATCGCTTGAGGAACTGCAGCGAGACCTGTTGCGAATGGGTGTGATGGTGGAAGAAGCGATTTTTCTGGCTGTCAAATCGCTGGCCAAACTCGATGGTGTGATCGCTCAACAGGTGATCGCAGGCGATGAGGCTGTCAATGAGATGATGGTGGATATCGAGTCATCCTGCCTGCGCTTGCTCGCTTTGCAACAGCCGATGGCATCCGACCTGCGCGTGATCGGCACGGCGATGAAGATCGTCACCGACTTGGAGCGCATCGGGGATCATGCGGTGGACATCGCGAAGACGACGCTTCGACTGGAGGGCGAGCAACTGCTCAAGCCGCTGGTCGATACGCCGCGCATGGCCGACATGACCAAAGACATGCTGCGCGACGCGCTGAACGCCTACGTGAAAAAAGACCTCGAGATCGCGCGTGGGCTGGAGCAAAAAGATGATGCGGTCGATAAGCTGTTCAAGCAGATCTTCCTCGAGCTGGAGGAGTTGATGAAGTCCGATCCGACCCATGTACATCAGGCCATCCTGTTGCTCTTGGTCTGCCGGATGCTGGAGCGCATCGCCGATCATGCGACCAACATCGGCGAGTGGGTCATCTACATGCTGACCGGAGAACGCCAAGAGTTAAACCACTAACGCTTGCAGGACACCTCTTGCTTGGCCGCGAATCTCTTTGCAGAGGTAAGGGACGGAGAGAAGGTGTTGGCCCATGCGTTTGCTCCCGGAAGAGCGTGTGACTCTTGAAGGCAAATTGAAGAAAATTACGTATCACAATGAAGAAAATGGCTATACTGTCGCTACGTTGCAGACCGGGAAAAAAGACAGTGCGACGGTAGTTGGCACGATGTTTGGCCCCCAGGAAGGCGACAACGTGCGGGTGACAGGCAAGTGGAGCCGTCATGAAAAATGGGGTCCGCAGTTGGTGATCGAAGACTTCGAGCGGGTGCTACCCGTCACGGCGGAGGCGATCTTATCTTTTCTCAGCTCCGGCACGATCAAAGGTCTCGGCCCCAAGACGGCAAAGAAGCTGGTCGAGCAGTTTGGGGAGAAGACGCTTCAGGTGATCGAAAGCGAACCGGAGCGCCTGCAGATGATCGAAGGCATCGGACAGAAAAAGGCGGAAGGGATCGCGCAAGGACTTCGCGAGCAGTTGGGCGTGCAGTCGGTGATGGTCTACTTGGGCAGTCGCGGCATCACGCCGAGCATCGCGGCCAAAATTTACAAGCGCTATGGAGCGGAGGCGGTCGATGTCCTGCGCTCCAATCCCTATCGGCTGGTCGATGAGGTGCGTGGCATCGGGTTTAAGACGGCCGACAAGTTGGCTTTGCAACTCGGGTTGCCACCCGATTCGCCGAGCCGACTTCGCGCCGCCTTGAAGCATGTGTTGCGCCAAGGAGCGGATGAAGGTCATGTCTTTCTGCCAGAGAGCGAAGTGCTCGGCAAGGCGGAGGGGCTTTTGGGCAGCCAGACGCGCGACCAACTCCCCATGATCTTGCAGGGGCTGGCCGCAGAGCGGACAGGTGGCGTGATCATCGAACCTGCCGCCGACAATCGGGTCTATCTGGCCGGCTTCTATTTTGCCGAACTGAAATCGGCCGAAAAGATTCGGGTGCTGATGAATGGCGGCGTGCAGTTCACAGATGAGGCGACGGACGAAAACGAGATGGAATCGCTGATCGAAACTGTGGAAGCGGAACAGCACATGGAACTAGCACAGTTGCAGCGGCAAGCGGTGGCGGCGGTGCTTCGCGAGCGGCTCGTGATCATCACAGGCGGGCCAGGCACAGGCAAGACGACCACGGTGAAAGCGATGATCGCAGCGCTGGAGCGGCAAGGTGTGACGCCGACCTTGGCCGCTCCGACCGGACGTGCGGCGAAACGGATGACGGAGAGCACGGGGGTGGAGGCGAAGACCTTGCACCGCCTGCTCGAATATGCGATGGTCGAAGGAGAAGGCTTACGCTTCCAGCGGGATGAGGACAATCCGCTAGAAGGCGCGGTCTTTATCATCGACGAGGCTTCGATGATCGACCAACTGCTTTTTTTCCAACTGCTACGAGCGTTGCCTTCGGGGGCGCGGCTGGTGTTGTGCGGTGATATTGACCAACTGCCAAGTGTCGGAGCGGGCCGCGTGTTGCAGGATTTGATCGAATCGGGCGTGGTGACGGTCGTGCGGTTGCAGACGATCTTCCGACAAGCGGAGGAGAGCCTGATCGTCAAAAATGCGCACAGGATCAATCACGGACTTTTGCCTGAGGTGACGAAAGAAGGAGATTTCTTTTTTCTGGAAGAAGGGCGTCCCGATGCGTTGCTCGCACTGGTGCTCGATTTGGCGGCTCGACGACTGCCGAGCTATCTGAAAGCAGACCCGGTCGAGGACATTCAGGTGCTGGTGCCGATGCGGCGTGGTGCGGTCGGCGTGGAAGCGCTCAACGAGGCGTTGCAGACGGTGCTCAATCCTCCCGCGCAAGGCAAAGCCGAGTGGCAACAAGGCGGACGGCTGTTTCGCGTCGGGGATAAAGTGATGCAGACGAAGAACAACTATAACAAAGAGGTCTTCAACGGCGACGTAGGGCGCGTCGCGGCGCTCGATGCGGAGGAAGGCGAGCTTGTGGTCGCCTATGCAGACGACAACGAGCCGCGTCTCGTAACCTACGCGCCGAACGAACTGGATGAACTGTCACTCGCCTATGCAGTGACAGTTCATAAGAGCCAAGGGAGCGAATATCCCTGCGTGATCCTGCCTGTGGTCACCCAGCATCGGGTGATGCTACAGCGGAATTTGCTCTACACGGGCGTGACGCGAGCGAAAAAGCTGGTCGTGCTCGTCGGTACCAAATCGGCTGTGCAACTCGCTGTGCGCAGTCAGGACGGTCAGCGGCGCCATACATGGCTTGCGGAGCGGATCAGAAGTGTAGAAGAGGGGCCTGAGGCCACTATTTAGCGGAGGTGTGCGATGACGCGTGTACTGGTCGTAGAGGATGAAGAATCGATTTCGAAACTGGTGGAGTACAATTTGCAGCAGGCAGGTTTTGAGGTGCTGACGGCCGATTCGGGGACGCGCGCTTTGGAGATCATGGCCGAGACGCCGCGTCCCGACCTGATGGTGCTGGATTTGATGTTGCCAGGCATCGGCGGGATGGAGCTCTGCCAGCGACTGCGCAAAGAGGGCATCACCACACCGATCATCATGCTGACAGCAAAAGATGACGAGGTCGATCGCATTCTTGGCCTGGAGATGGGTGCTGACGACTATGTGACGAAGCCCTTTTCGCCGCGTGAACTGGTCGCGCGGGTGAAAGCGGTCTTGCGCCGGGCCAGCGATGATGGAAGCTCGGAGGAAGGCGTCTTCAATTGTGGCGAAGTGATCGTCGATATCAATCGCTATGAGGTGTCGGTGCGCGGCGAACGCGTCGATCTGACGCCGCGCGAGTTTGAACTGCTCCACTTTCTCGCCAAGCACATGGGCCGCGTGATGAGTCGCGATCAGTTGCTCGACAAGGTCTGGGGCTATGAGTTTGCAGGCGATACGCGCATCGTTGACGTGCATATCTCGCATCTGCGCGACAAGTTGGAACGCGACCCGAAACAGCCGGAGTATATCAAAACGGTGCGCGGCGTCGGTTACAAACTCGTCCGAGGTGAGTGATGATTCGGGGCATCCGCTGGCGGATTGTGCTGACCTACATGGTGCTGATCGTGCTCGCCCTGTCGATTTTTGGGGTGTACATGTTGCAGTTTATCGAGAAGCTGTACATGGACAATCTGCAAACGCATCTCAAAGAGGAGACCGCTCTGCTCGCGACCTGGGTCGCTCCGCAACTGGAGACGTACGAGGAGCCAGGACAAAAAGAAGACGTGCATGAAATGATTCGTCGCACCGGGATGGCCGTATCGGCAAGGGTGACGCTGCTCGATTTGCGAGGCGATGTCATGCTCGACACGCTGGGCGATGAGGAGACGCGGAAAAACCAGTCCGACTACCCCGAGGTCGCCGCGGCTGTGGACGGCAGTGTCGGGATGCATGTGCGCAAAGTTAGTTACTCGGCGTACAACGTCCTGCACATGGCGGTGCCGGTATATGGCGATCACGGTCAGACGGCCGTTTTGCGGATGGCGGTGCCGATGAAAGGCGCGCACGAAACGTTGCAAGAGCTGTGGGGGCGGATCGGCATTTCGCTGTTGATCGTCGCGGCGGTGGCCAGTCTGTTCGGACTGCGCTTTGCGCACGGAATTGCCGCGCCGATCGAAGCGATCACGAAAAGCACACGTAAGAT from Tumebacillus algifaecis encodes the following:
- a CDS encoding putative bifunctional diguanylate cyclase/phosphodiesterase, which encodes MFRKQAGVRRTMMRIGAGATLSFGLLFAGVSLLELARAGVLFGWSWGTQPNQEVILLRVMMINALLLTLLMIRNLVIDFDVVTERLRKKLNIVNGFILSISIVALLLNYFEGPLVTQLETAISLVSIFCAGLTVYLFHLLVQVFRNVRDRLSHEQELSGKLYHQLTTDRLTGIPGRMLFQEHLAASIATAQKTGVSGAVLFFDLDDFKMFNDSLGHDFGDQVLLAVTDRILQHSTEGMRLYRLGGDEFVILLEGLQGEEEATQVAERVFAAMKEKLSLDGQDLFINLSLGISRFPEDGSDAQTLYRNAEMAMYHAKSIGRNNYQLFESAMNKRAAERLLLAGDLRRALERDEFFLAYQPQVCLTSGRITGMEALIRWQHPERGFVSPGEFIPLAEETKLIIPIGEWVLYTACRQNKAWQDAGFTPVCVSVNLSAFQFGQPNLVAMIKKVLEETGLEPQYLNLEITESITMNNVERAINTMHEINDLGIGISIDDFGTGYSSLNYLKKFPIQTLKIDQSFVRDMTEEHQDVAIPTAIIAMAHSLNLKVIAEGVETEVQQQMLRERGCDEMQGYLISRPLPALEFEKLFHSLPGQEQLLAN
- the pstA gene encoding phosphate ABC transporter permease PstA; its protein translation is MNNKLTDKLATGLFWAIGLLILSVLAWFLWYILSAGVPHLTLDFIFGKPEDVKAGGGVGPMLFNSFYILFLSLLFSLPFGIGAGIWLAEYAKKNWLTDLVRLSTEMLASVPSIVFGLFGALLFVTYFGLGFTILGGALTLSLLNLPVLVRVTEETLRAVPDSYREASLALGSTKWQMIRKVLIPSALPGLVTGITLVAGRALGESAILIFTAGVSVSRFAPDFDLMASGATLSVQLWYIRSEALVPDAMDIAEGTAALLVVVVLALNLLIALPSRYLQRKAAGK
- the recD2 gene encoding SF1B family DNA helicase RecD2, whose product is MRLLPEERVTLEGKLKKITYHNEENGYTVATLQTGKKDSATVVGTMFGPQEGDNVRVTGKWSRHEKWGPQLVIEDFERVLPVTAEAILSFLSSGTIKGLGPKTAKKLVEQFGEKTLQVIESEPERLQMIEGIGQKKAEGIAQGLREQLGVQSVMVYLGSRGITPSIAAKIYKRYGAEAVDVLRSNPYRLVDEVRGIGFKTADKLALQLGLPPDSPSRLRAALKHVLRQGADEGHVFLPESEVLGKAEGLLGSQTRDQLPMILQGLAAERTGGVIIEPAADNRVYLAGFYFAELKSAEKIRVLMNGGVQFTDEATDENEMESLIETVEAEQHMELAQLQRQAVAAVLRERLVIITGGPGTGKTTTVKAMIAALERQGVTPTLAAPTGRAAKRMTESTGVEAKTLHRLLEYAMVEGEGLRFQRDEDNPLEGAVFIIDEASMIDQLLFFQLLRALPSGARLVLCGDIDQLPSVGAGRVLQDLIESGVVTVVRLQTIFRQAEESLIVKNAHRINHGLLPEVTKEGDFFFLEEGRPDALLALVLDLAARRLPSYLKADPVEDIQVLVPMRRGAVGVEALNEALQTVLNPPAQGKAEWQQGGRLFRVGDKVMQTKNNYNKEVFNGDVGRVAALDAEEGELVVAYADDNEPRLVTYAPNELDELSLAYAVTVHKSQGSEYPCVILPVVTQHRVMLQRNLLYTGVTRAKKLVVLVGTKSAVQLAVRSQDGQRRHTWLAERIRSVEEGPEATI
- the pstC gene encoding phosphate ABC transporter permease subunit PstC, with amino-acid sequence MAEKGSVGNLNMMRRRTDRMMNWLFVGSAIFVSLIIFGIIVFVGNQGLRTFADPEAGIAEFFFSTNWTPSEGEYGAAGFILGSFLVTGLALLLAVPVAVGGAVFMAKIAPNWMREIMRPAADLFVGIPSVVYGLIGLLIFVPWFSKMFPGQPGFGVGPAAVILAIMILPTILSVSEDALRTLPRALEEASYALGATRWQTIWKVLIPAAMPGILTGVILGMGRAIGEAMAVQMVIGNAPVLPKGLGEPTSVLTTQIVKEMASIFGTTVNNSLFLMSLILLLVSLSLILIIRIVARRREV
- a CDS encoding methyl-accepting chemotaxis protein — protein: MIKKQGSKGVSVQTRLTLFVSALLLLVVLAMGATVYYVLEQDLKRGADFQLQGHATQTAKQLGILLQTTDSRMFEREAVYVVENAVRSFEQIGWQVSATLLRADGEAALQREGALQIDQNLKAQMIREKSGLLHSAETGEARTYAFAFVPERNLVYVAAVADREIFASLAELRQLTLLLVIAALVIGNVGIWFYTRKIQTSLLAIRNLMREVAAGNLQNRYGERDDYRELKDLGRAVDSMIDNLRRLIGQVGAIAGSVAASAQALSDHAEETSTGIRQVAATIQEVAGGAESQALSALEAADAVEAMAGEAARIVKRSIGVADESEQTAHEAQQGNLAIGQSITQMNHINRTAEQTALAVQALERRSAEVGKIVEVITGIAAQTNLLALNASIEAARAGEHGKGFAVVAEEVAKLAMQSQMSARQIAQLIYEMQEETQRVVQAMSAGSAEVEAGIVLADRAGDTFQRILRAAEHVATQVQTITAASRAMSLRSEQVAAGVEVMKGISQDSAAAAQSCAAASVTQLVSMEEVSASADRLRKMADQLNGAIMQFQVRAEAK
- a CDS encoding phosphate ABC transporter substrate-binding protein: MFATVSKKTLSLGLIATMTAGLLVGCGTKEESQPKSGGDSNAPKQEELTGKITASGSSALLPLVKHAAAKFQDKHQGVTVDVAAGGSGTGLKQVAEGAVNIGNSDVEAGDEYKDKGLVDHQVAVAPFVLVTNKDVSVEDISSEQAAKILTGEVTNWKDVGGKDQKITIIGRAESSGSRKYIKSALLPKDKDFAKDAVVQDSTGALKTSVEQTSGSIGYMDAPYADDKIKILKLDGVAYSPENISNGSWKLFSIEHMYTKGTPDKVSQAFLDYIMSADFQNNEVEALKFIPINKIKK
- a CDS encoding response regulator transcription factor, which produces MTRVLVVEDEESISKLVEYNLQQAGFEVLTADSGTRALEIMAETPRPDLMVLDLMLPGIGGMELCQRLRKEGITTPIIMLTAKDDEVDRILGLEMGADDYVTKPFSPRELVARVKAVLRRASDDGSSEEGVFNCGEVIVDINRYEVSVRGERVDLTPREFELLHFLAKHMGRVMSRDQLLDKVWGYEFAGDTRIVDVHISHLRDKLERDPKQPEYIKTVRGVGYKLVRGE
- the pstB gene encoding phosphate ABC transporter ATP-binding protein PstB; translated protein: MKHANPVASKEKLRVEGVDLFYGDNQALFEINLSVPEGSITAFIGPSGCGKSTLLRTLNRMNDLIGGVKITGQVLVDGENIYGADTDVVNLRKNVGMVFQRPNPFQMSIYDNIAYGPRIHGIRRKKELDEIVERSLRQAALWDEAKDRLNKSALGLSGGQQQRLCIARLLAVEPKVLLMDEPTSALDPISTLKVEELTQELKEKYTIIIVTHNMQQAARISDTTAFFLNGVMVEHGETDKLFTTPGDKRTEDYITGRFG
- the phoU gene encoding phosphate signaling complex protein PhoU encodes the protein MDNRKGFHQSLEELQRDLLRMGVMVEEAIFLAVKSLAKLDGVIAQQVIAGDEAVNEMMVDIESSCLRLLALQQPMASDLRVIGTAMKIVTDLERIGDHAVDIAKTTLRLEGEQLLKPLVDTPRMADMTKDMLRDALNAYVKKDLEIARGLEQKDDAVDKLFKQIFLELEELMKSDPTHVHQAILLLLVCRMLERIADHATNIGEWVIYMLTGERQELNH